One Paracoccaceae bacterium genomic region harbors:
- the tilS gene encoding tRNA lysidine(34) synthetase TilS yields the protein MPVGTPPADWPPEQGDDAGLLLDVAHALPPAPGRHVGVAVSGGGDSVALLHLMVRTCRHWQVPVSAVTVDHRLRAGSAAEADTVAALCASLGVPHRTMVWDHGPVAGNLMDVARRARRALIAAWAREAGVTQIALGHTADDQAESFLMALSRAAGLDGLSGMRSLWQEDGLWWGRPLLNIRRADLRAYLRRHGIGWVEDPTNADARFERVRARQTMAALAPLGIDAARIGRSAAQLAVARAALREMLRQACAAHVRELAGALRIDRAGFDALPHDLQRQLLVAGVAWLSGDRRPPRQDRQVNLLLAARDRRDATLQGCRLRSRQDCLWLAREPRAVAQAVADPDARWDGRWHLTGPAAAGLAIRALGAPGLTACPGWRATGLPRHVLEVTPAVWLDDRLVAAPLAGMPGGWRAEIRPTFAASIMAH from the coding sequence GTGCCGGTAGGGACGCCGCCCGCCGACTGGCCCCCGGAACAGGGCGACGATGCCGGGCTGCTGCTTGACGTGGCCCATGCCCTGCCGCCGGCCCCCGGGCGACACGTCGGGGTTGCGGTGTCGGGCGGCGGCGACTCGGTGGCGTTGCTGCATCTGATGGTGCGGACCTGCCGGCATTGGCAGGTGCCCGTCTCGGCCGTGACGGTCGACCACCGCCTGCGCGCGGGTTCGGCGGCCGAGGCCGACACGGTGGCCGCGCTTTGCGCATCGCTGGGCGTGCCGCACCGCACGATGGTCTGGGATCACGGGCCCGTTGCGGGCAACCTGATGGACGTGGCCCGCCGTGCCCGCCGCGCCCTGATCGCCGCATGGGCACGCGAGGCGGGGGTGACGCAGATCGCGCTTGGCCATACCGCCGACGACCAAGCGGAATCCTTCCTCATGGCGCTGTCGCGGGCGGCGGGGCTGGACGGGCTTTCGGGCATGCGGTCGCTCTGGCAGGAGGATGGTCTCTGGTGGGGGCGCCCGTTGCTGAACATCCGCCGCGCCGACCTGCGCGCCTACCTGCGGCGGCACGGAATCGGCTGGGTCGAGGACCCGACCAACGCGGACGCGCGATTCGAGCGGGTGCGCGCCCGGCAGACGATGGCGGCGCTTGCGCCGCTGGGGATCGATGCCGCGCGCATCGGCAGGTCAGCGGCACAGCTGGCGGTGGCGCGGGCCGCCCTGCGCGAGATGCTGCGGCAGGCCTGCGCGGCGCATGTGCGGGAACTGGCGGGCGCCCTGCGGATCGACCGCGCCGGTTTCGACGCCCTGCCCCATGACCTGCAGCGTCAGCTGCTGGTCGCCGGGGTCGCCTGGCTGTCGGGCGACCGGCGGCCGCCGCGGCAGGACCGTCAGGTCAACCTGCTGCTCGCCGCCCGCGACCGGCGCGACGCGACGCTGCAGGGATGCCGCCTGCGGTCGCGGCAGGACTGTCTCTGGCTGGCGCGGGAACCCCGCGCGGTGGCGCAGGCCGTCGCCGACCCCGATGCCCGGTGGGATGGCCGCTGGCACCTGACCGGACCGGCGGCTGCGGGGCTGGCGATCCGCGCGCTCGGGGCGCCGGGCCTGACGGCCTGCCCCGGCTGGCGTGCGACGGGCCTGCCCCGTCATGTGCTGGAGGTCACCCCCGCCGTCTGGCTGGACGACCGCCTGGTCGCGGCCCCGCTGGCCGGAATGCCGGGCGGTTGGCGGGCCGAAATCCGCCCCACCTTCGCTGCGTCGATCATGGCGCATTGA
- the ftsH gene encoding ATP-dependent zinc metalloprotease FtsH produces MGNARNIAFWVVLFVLILALFNLFSGGQSTMNARSISYSDFVQRVNDGNVSSVTIDGEKVIVRGKDGQQYVTIRPQGEEVASNLIGKGVDVRVEPQEQSGIFSLISLWLPFLVLIGIWIFFMNRMQGGGRGGAMGFGKSRAKLLTEKHGRVTFDDVAGIDEAKEELEEIVEFLRNPQKFSRLGGKIPKGALLVGPPGTGKTLLARAIAGEAGVPFFTISGSDFVEMFVGVGASRVRDMFEQAKKNAPCIVFIDEIDAVGRARGVGIGGGNDEREQTLNQLLVEMDGFEANEGVIIVAATNRKDVLDPALLRPGRFDRQIHVPNPDIKGREKILTVHARKVPVGPDVDLRLIARGTPGFSGADLANLVNEAALMAARVGRRFVTMDDFEMAKDKVMMGAERRSMVLTADQKEKTAYHEAGHAIVGMNLPKCDPVYKATIIPRGGALGMVVSLPEMDRLNMHKDEGKQKIAMTMAGKAAEIIKYGEEGVSSGPAGDIMQASSLARAMVMRWGMSDVIGNIDYAEAHEGYQGNTAGFSVSAETKKAIEAEVKALIDEGYETARRILMEKSEDFERLAKGLLEYETLTGDEIRKVIAGEKLDGDDPPPAPPSSGLTSVIAIPKTKPKSSPGGMEPEPSS; encoded by the coding sequence GTGGGTAACGCACGAAACATCGCCTTCTGGGTCGTCCTCTTCGTCCTGATCCTTGCACTGTTCAACCTGTTCTCTGGCGGTCAGAGCACGATGAACGCGCGGTCCATCTCCTATTCGGACTTCGTGCAGCGGGTGAACGACGGCAACGTGTCCTCGGTCACCATCGACGGCGAAAAGGTGATCGTGCGCGGCAAGGACGGGCAGCAATACGTCACCATCCGGCCACAGGGCGAGGAAGTGGCCTCGAACCTGATCGGCAAGGGCGTCGATGTCCGGGTGGAACCGCAGGAACAGTCGGGGATCTTCAGCCTGATCTCGCTGTGGCTTCCGTTCCTCGTGCTGATCGGCATCTGGATCTTCTTCATGAACCGGATGCAGGGCGGCGGGCGCGGCGGCGCGATGGGCTTTGGCAAGTCGCGCGCCAAGCTGCTGACGGAAAAGCATGGCCGGGTGACGTTCGACGACGTGGCGGGCATCGACGAGGCCAAGGAAGAGCTTGAGGAGATCGTCGAGTTCCTGCGCAACCCGCAGAAGTTCAGCCGTCTCGGCGGCAAGATCCCGAAAGGCGCGCTGCTGGTCGGCCCGCCGGGCACCGGCAAGACGCTGCTCGCGCGCGCCATCGCGGGCGAGGCGGGGGTGCCGTTCTTCACCATCTCGGGGTCCGATTTCGTCGAGATGTTCGTGGGCGTGGGCGCCAGCCGCGTGCGCGACATGTTCGAGCAGGCCAAGAAGAACGCCCCCTGCATCGTCTTCATCGACGAGATCGACGCCGTGGGCCGCGCCCGGGGCGTGGGCATCGGCGGCGGCAATGACGAGCGTGAGCAGACGCTGAACCAGCTGCTGGTCGAAATGGACGGGTTCGAGGCGAACGAGGGCGTGATCATCGTGGCCGCCACCAACCGCAAGGACGTGCTGGACCCCGCCCTGCTGCGCCCCGGCCGTTTCGACCGCCAGATCCACGTGCCGAACCCCGACATCAAGGGCCGCGAGAAGATCCTGACCGTGCACGCCCGCAAGGTGCCGGTGGGCCCCGATGTCGACCTGCGCCTGATCGCGCGCGGCACCCCCGGGTTCTCGGGCGCCGATCTGGCCAACCTCGTGAACGAGGCCGCGCTGATGGCCGCCCGCGTCGGCCGCCGGTTCGTGACGATGGACGATTTCGAGATGGCCAAGGACAAGGTCATGATGGGGGCCGAGCGCCGCAGCATGGTGCTGACCGCCGACCAGAAGGAAAAGACCGCCTATCACGAGGCAGGCCACGCCATCGTCGGGATGAACCTGCCCAAGTGCGACCCGGTCTACAAGGCCACCATCATCCCGCGCGGCGGCGCGCTCGGCATGGTCGTCAGCCTGCCCGAGATGGACCGGCTGAACATGCACAAGGATGAGGGCAAGCAGAAGATCGCCATGACCATGGCGGGCAAGGCGGCCGAGATCATCAAGTACGGCGAGGAAGGCGTGTCCAGCGGCCCGGCGGGCGACATCATGCAGGCGTCGTCGCTGGCGCGCGCCATGGTGATGCGGTGGGGCATGTCGGACGTGATCGGCAACATCGACTATGCCGAGGCGCATGAGGGGTATCAGGGCAACACCGCAGGCTTCTCGGTCTCGGCCGAGACCAAGAAGGCGATCGAGGCCGAGGTGAAGGCCCTGATCGACGAGGGCTATGAGACCGCGCGGCGCATCCTGATGGAGAAGTCCGAGGATTTCGAGCGCCTGGCCAAGGGCTTGCTGGAATACGAAACCCTGACGGGCGACGAGATCCGCAAGGTCATCGCGGGCGAGAAGCTGGACGGCGACGATCCGCCGCCCGCGCCGCCCTCGTCCGGCCTGACAAGCGTGATCGCGATTCCCAAGACCAAGCCGAAATCCTCTCCCGGCGGCATGGAACCCGAACCCTCGTCCTGA